The Desulfovibrio desulfuricans DSM 642 genome includes a window with the following:
- the mlaD gene encoding outer membrane lipid asymmetry maintenance protein MlaD, whose product MSTVRETAVGLFVLFGLVCVAYLTIKLGKMEVFNQQGFELSANFDSVSGLRVGADIEMAGVPVGRVVSIGLDPDPVRNQAVVRLRLDKDLKLSDDSIASIRTSGLIGDKYVSLSRGGSEHVLAAGDTITETESAVDLGSLIGKYAFGGVK is encoded by the coding sequence ATGAGTACTGTTCGTGAAACCGCTGTGGGCCTTTTTGTCCTGTTCGGCCTTGTATGCGTTGCTTACCTGACCATCAAACTGGGCAAGATGGAAGTTTTCAACCAGCAGGGCTTTGAACTTTCTGCCAACTTTGATTCTGTTTCCGGCCTGCGAGTCGGGGCGGATATTGAAATGGCCGGGGTGCCGGTGGGCCGCGTGGTAAGCATTGGTCTTGACCCAGACCCGGTGCGCAATCAGGCAGTGGTACGCCTGCGGCTCGACAAAGACCTGAAACTTTCGGACGACAGCATCGCCTCCATCCGTACCAGTGGCCTCATTGGCGACAAATATGTCAGCCTTTCGCGCGGTGGTTCGGAGCATGTCCTTGCGGCTGGCGACACAATTACTGAAACGGAATCCGCCGTTGACCTCGGTTCCCTCATCGGCAAGTACGCCTTCGGAGGAGTCAAATAA
- a CDS encoding HAMP domain-containing methyl-accepting chemotaxis protein: MKLGAKLVLSFGSLIAVILVSSAVTMHNVGEMNGKVREIDEAWLPSVTAIQSMNVQLNSLRADLASIMSQTYADEIRKYEKNLQDSMDSIQRDQAAYLQLRSVTPGMDSEQGKALMARITDLSLQESKTREGIIKGVLDGRRGVANVAFDKKYRPVFQELGETYGEVVRMNVTGSKAAAQSATDAGQKTRNMSIAITLAAVVISICITWMLTRSVGRQLGKDPGELAVIARRVANGDYDIDDGSAKTGVYADMVSMAQTLKENMAKAHQESGNARQSAQRAEEALRQAEAAGVEAQRKAEAMSSASAGLQQVAEVVSDASTRLAAHIEQSDKGACETSLHLTEAASAIQQMNKTVHQVAQNAAAANAASLETRQKAEQGAEIVKRSLHSISEVHHVSLATKNDMAQLREHTQNINRIMNVISDIADQTNLLALNAAIEAARAGDAGRGFAVVADEVRKLAEKTMASTHDVANAIAAIQESAAKSMDSVDNVALQIEQANDFAQQSGQALTDIVVMVESTSDQVTAISSASEEQAAASDQVTSIIDQINGMSRQTASAMRAATEAVEDLAAQANGLSGLIAQMRAQ, translated from the coding sequence ATGAAACTAGGCGCAAAACTTGTGCTCTCTTTCGGCAGTCTCATCGCAGTCATTCTGGTGTCTTCTGCCGTCACCATGCACAACGTGGGCGAAATGAACGGCAAGGTACGCGAGATTGACGAGGCATGGCTGCCTTCCGTCACTGCCATCCAGTCCATGAATGTGCAGCTCAATTCGCTCCGCGCCGATCTTGCGTCAATAATGTCGCAAACCTACGCCGACGAAATCCGCAAGTACGAAAAGAATCTTCAGGATTCCATGGACTCCATCCAGCGTGATCAGGCCGCCTACCTGCAACTGCGCAGCGTCACCCCCGGTATGGACAGTGAGCAAGGCAAGGCCCTTATGGCGCGCATTACCGACCTTTCCCTACAGGAAAGCAAGACGCGCGAAGGCATCATCAAGGGTGTGCTGGACGGTCGACGCGGCGTGGCAAACGTGGCCTTTGACAAAAAATACCGCCCTGTGTTTCAGGAGCTTGGCGAAACCTATGGCGAAGTTGTGCGCATGAACGTCACGGGCAGCAAGGCTGCGGCCCAAAGCGCCACTGACGCAGGGCAAAAAACCCGCAACATGTCCATTGCCATCACTCTGGCAGCCGTTGTCATCAGCATCTGCATTACCTGGATGCTCACGCGCTCTGTGGGGCGGCAACTGGGCAAAGACCCCGGCGAGCTGGCCGTCATAGCCCGCCGGGTTGCCAACGGCGATTACGATATTGACGATGGCAGCGCCAAAACCGGCGTGTATGCAGATATGGTTTCCATGGCGCAGACGCTTAAGGAAAACATGGCAAAGGCGCATCAGGAATCGGGAAACGCCAGGCAAAGCGCCCAGCGGGCCGAAGAAGCCCTGCGCCAGGCGGAGGCGGCTGGCGTTGAAGCGCAGCGCAAGGCCGAAGCAATGAGCTCCGCTTCCGCGGGTCTTCAGCAGGTTGCGGAGGTGGTAAGCGATGCTTCAACGCGACTGGCCGCGCACATTGAGCAATCTGACAAAGGCGCATGCGAAACGTCGCTCCATCTGACAGAAGCCGCCAGCGCCATTCAGCAGATGAACAAAACCGTGCATCAGGTGGCGCAGAACGCCGCAGCCGCAAATGCAGCATCGCTTGAAACGCGCCAGAAAGCCGAGCAAGGCGCTGAAATAGTCAAGCGCTCCCTGCACAGCATCAGCGAGGTGCACCATGTTTCGCTGGCGACCAAGAACGATATGGCGCAGCTCCGGGAACATACGCAAAACATCAACCGCATCATGAACGTTATTTCGGATATTGCCGACCAAACCAACCTGCTTGCCCTTAATGCCGCCATTGAAGCTGCCCGCGCGGGCGATGCCGGGCGCGGTTTTGCCGTGGTCGCTGATGAGGTGCGCAAGCTGGCGGAAAAAACAATGGCCTCCACACATGACGTGGCCAACGCCATCGCGGCCATTCAGGAAAGTGCCGCAAAAAGCATGGATTCTGTGGATAACGTTGCCCTTCAGATTGAGCAGGCCAATGACTTTGCCCAGCAATCCGGGCAAGCGTTGACAGATATCGTTGTGATGGTGGAATCCACCTCTGATCAGGTTACCGCCATCTCTTCCGCCAGCGAGGAGCAGGCTGCCGCCAGCGATCAGGTCACAAGTATTATTGACCAGATCAACGGCATGTCCCGGCAAACAGCCTCTGCCATGCGTGCCGCCACAGAGGCTGTGGAAGATCTGGCGGCCCAGGCCAACGGACTTTCGGGCCTTATTGCGCAGATGCGCGCCCAGTAG
- a CDS encoding methyl-accepting chemotaxis protein, which produces MSLRARLILSFGSIIIIMLITSGLTIRNLTRMNAEIASIGSTWIPVATSIQNTYALLFSSRGDLSAITTLHDPKEIENYNTHMAGLLRRIGDSKKAFAVALENMPPSDRKQAIMDITAQIEAQSGQFVTMRKDLLAFIRAGKNEEAAQLLASSRTPFLRLADLYEQIVSLSNEGANIAITNASGVSEQSIIFSSGLSLVAVLIGMAVILLLLRVVHRQLGKDPGELDNIARRVAQGDYALDDDTKKRGVYASIIAMVQALKTHIESAQRESLAAQEQSAKATEALRQTEAANIEAQNKSETLRAAAAKLQEVTHVVSTATARLAAQIEQSDKGSQETTGRLSEAASAMQQMNATVQEVARNASIASQASTETRAKAENGAQIVKRSLHSIDQVHEASMTLKDDMALLREHTQNINRIMGVISDIADQTNLLALNAAIEAARAGEAGRGFAVVADEVRKLAEKTMASTHDVASAIEAIQSSAAQSMDSVDRAAKQIEEANTYASQSGAALADIVATVESTADQVNAIAAASEQQSAASDEVSGAITQISEMARQTSEAMSEAAEAITNLSAQASNLMKLAEAMNHD; this is translated from the coding sequence ATGAGCCTGAGAGCACGTCTGATTCTGTCTTTCGGAAGTATAATTATCATAATGTTAATCACGTCCGGCCTGACCATCAGGAATCTCACCCGCATGAATGCCGAGATCGCATCCATAGGCAGCACATGGATTCCTGTGGCTACATCCATCCAGAACACCTATGCCCTGCTGTTTTCTTCCAGAGGGGATCTTTCGGCCATTACAACGCTGCACGACCCCAAGGAGATAGAGAACTACAATACACATATGGCGGGGCTGCTGCGGCGCATTGGCGACAGCAAAAAGGCTTTTGCTGTCGCCCTTGAAAATATGCCGCCGTCAGATCGCAAGCAGGCCATTATGGACATAACAGCCCAGATAGAAGCGCAATCAGGCCAATTTGTAACCATGCGCAAAGACCTGCTTGCTTTTATCAGAGCCGGTAAAAATGAAGAAGCCGCCCAATTGCTTGCCAGTAGCCGCACTCCCTTTCTCAGGCTGGCTGACCTCTATGAACAGATTGTCAGCCTGAGTAACGAAGGCGCAAACATTGCCATTACAAACGCCAGCGGCGTCAGCGAACAATCAATTATTTTTTCATCAGGATTATCTTTGGTTGCTGTACTTATTGGCATGGCTGTCATTCTGCTTCTGCTCAGGGTGGTTCATAGGCAGCTTGGCAAAGACCCAGGAGAACTGGACAACATAGCCAGACGCGTGGCCCAGGGGGACTATGCCCTTGACGATGATACTAAAAAGCGCGGCGTCTACGCTTCAATAATTGCCATGGTGCAGGCGCTGAAAACCCACATTGAAAGCGCCCAGCGCGAATCGCTGGCGGCACAAGAGCAGTCAGCCAAGGCAACAGAAGCCCTGCGCCAGACGGAAGCCGCCAATATAGAAGCCCAAAACAAAAGTGAGACTCTACGTGCAGCAGCCGCCAAACTTCAGGAAGTGACGCATGTAGTAAGCACAGCCACCGCGCGCCTGGCCGCGCAAATCGAGCAGTCGGACAAAGGTTCGCAAGAAACAACGGGCAGGCTGAGCGAGGCGGCTTCTGCCATGCAACAGATGAACGCAACCGTGCAGGAAGTGGCGCGTAACGCGTCCATTGCCTCGCAAGCCTCCACAGAAACTCGCGCCAAAGCCGAAAATGGCGCGCAGATCGTCAAGCGTTCGCTGCACAGTATTGATCAGGTGCACGAAGCGTCCATGACGCTCAAGGACGATATGGCTCTGCTGCGGGAGCACACGCAGAACATCAACCGCATCATGGGTGTTATTTCAGATATAGCCGACCAGACCAACCTGCTGGCGCTCAATGCCGCCATTGAGGCCGCCCGCGCGGGAGAGGCCGGGCGGGGATTTGCCGTGGTTGCTGATGAAGTACGCAAGCTGGCGGAAAAAACCATGGCCTCCACCCATGACGTTGCCAGCGCCATTGAGGCTATCCAGTCCAGCGCCGCCCAGAGCATGGATTCTGTGGACAGGGCGGCAAAACAGATTGAAGAAGCTAACACCTATGCCAGCCAGTCAGGTGCGGCGCTGGCCGACATTGTTGCTACGGTCGAGAGCACTGCCGATCAGGTTAATGCCATTGCAGCCGCCAGCGAGCAGCAGTCTGCCGCCAGTGATGAAGTGAGCGGCGCCATCACGCAAATCAGCGAGATGGCGCGCCAAACGTCCGAGGCTATGAGCGAGGCGGCAGAGGCCATAACCAACCTTTCCGCCCAGGCCAGCAACCTCATGAAATTGGCAGAAGCCATGAATCACGATTGA
- a CDS encoding ABC transporter substrate-binding protein: MTIHAITRHIAAGFLLALLTVALLPGAASASSPAQLALETSISRILSSIKNPDYVNPATRGPLRQQIEDEVLHIFDFKEFSSRTVGPRWGTFSPAQQQQFSDAFAELLLNTYLSKIDGYNGEQVVYTGEVSSPKGDRTEVRTIITMKDSKKVPVAYRMLPKNGSWLVYDVLIENISLVKNYRTQFQDILNTGSPDQLIARVKAKAQEVRQGNGQ; this comes from the coding sequence ATGACCATTCATGCGATCACACGCCATATAGCCGCAGGCTTTCTGCTTGCGCTGCTGACAGTTGCGCTGTTGCCCGGCGCGGCCAGTGCGAGTTCTCCTGCGCAGCTGGCGCTGGAGACTTCCATCAGCCGCATCCTCAGCTCCATCAAGAACCCCGACTACGTCAATCCTGCCACGCGCGGCCCGCTGCGCCAGCAGATTGAAGATGAAGTCCTGCACATTTTTGATTTCAAAGAATTTTCTTCGCGCACGGTGGGGCCGCGCTGGGGCACATTCAGCCCGGCGCAGCAACAGCAGTTCAGCGATGCCTTTGCCGAACTGCTCCTGAATACCTACCTGAGCAAGATTGACGGTTACAATGGCGAGCAGGTCGTGTACACTGGCGAGGTTTCGTCCCCCAAAGGCGACCGCACCGAAGTGCGCACAATCATCACCATGAAGGACTCGAAGAAGGTCCCCGTTGCTTACCGCATGCTCCCCAAAAATGGATCATGGCTTGTTTATGACGTGCTGATTGAAAATATCAGCCTGGTCAAAAACTATCGCACCCAGTTTCAGGACATTCTGAACACCGGCAGCCCTGACCAGCTTATTGCCAGGGTCAAGGCCAAGGCGCAGGAGGTCCGGCAGGGCAATGGCCAGTAG
- a CDS encoding ABC transporter ATP-binding protein, with protein sequence MNKPSTQAASPLLQLENLSVTFATADGPLPAVRNVNLCLHEGETVCLVGESGCGKSLTAKAILQLTPPNALIEGRILLHGQNLLELSEKEMRSVRGRQVGMIFQEPMTSLNPVLKIGDQVTEPLRLHQGMNRSEAREAAIELLTEVGIPAPQSRYDDYPHQLSGGMRQRVMIAMALSCKPALLLADEPTTALDATIQGQILRLLAARCRERSMAVLLITHDLGVAAQMADTVGVMYAGRLVESAPAQELFADPRHPYTQGLLHAAPSARSRGLERLPTIPGSVPSLANMPAGCPFHPRCKSALARCAAEMPPAVASGAHSTACWLVSQP encoded by the coding sequence ATGAACAAGCCTTCTACCCAAGCCGCCAGCCCCCTGCTGCAACTGGAAAACCTCTCTGTGACCTTTGCAACCGCAGACGGTCCGCTGCCCGCCGTGCGCAACGTAAACCTCTGCCTGCATGAGGGTGAAACAGTTTGCCTCGTTGGTGAATCCGGCTGCGGTAAAAGCCTCACGGCCAAAGCCATTTTGCAACTCACCCCGCCCAACGCACTGATTGAAGGGCGCATTCTGCTGCACGGTCAGAATCTGCTTGAGCTTTCAGAAAAAGAAATGCGCTCCGTGCGTGGCCGCCAGGTGGGCATGATCTTTCAGGAGCCCATGACCTCTCTCAACCCGGTGCTCAAAATCGGCGATCAGGTGACGGAACCCTTGAGGCTGCATCAGGGCATGAACCGCTCCGAAGCCCGCGAGGCTGCCATAGAGCTGCTGACAGAAGTGGGCATTCCTGCGCCGCAAAGCCGCTATGACGATTACCCGCACCAGCTCTCGGGCGGTATGCGCCAGCGTGTCATGATTGCCATGGCCTTGTCGTGCAAACCAGCCCTGCTGCTGGCTGACGAACCCACAACGGCTCTGGATGCCACGATTCAGGGCCAGATTCTGCGCCTGCTGGCGGCCCGCTGCCGCGAGCGCAGCATGGCTGTGCTGCTGATTACCCACGATCTCGGCGTTGCCGCCCAGATGGCGGACACCGTGGGCGTCATGTACGCCGGGCGTCTGGTAGAAAGCGCCCCGGCACAGGAACTGTTTGCCGACCCGCGCCACCCCTACACGCAGGGATTGCTGCATGCCGCGCCCAGCGCCCGTTCACGCGGCCTTGAACGCCTGCCAACCATACCGGGCTCGGTTCCATCCCTTGCCAACATGCCTGCGGGGTGCCCCTTCCACCCCCGCTGCAAGTCAGCCCTTGCGCGTTGCGCCGCCGAAATGCCGCCCGCAGTCGCCAGCGGCGCGCACAGCACGGCCTGCTGGCTGGTCAGCCAGCCATAG
- a CDS encoding MlaA family lipoprotein encodes MASSYSSTLPGHLYVPGFLLAALLCLWHAPASAAPSQAPAPSTVYGKSPQLQPGAITVTPYGTMNADNTLDDYDNEPIQSISDPIEPWNRFWFHFNDIFFLYVAKPAYSAWETVTPHQLRSGLKNFFSNLLFPVRFVNNILQFRFFEAGVEFGRFVINTTSSAGFADVAKGHKTIVPIDPTGEDFGQTLGRWGLGHGFYIVWPIIGPSSARDTVGRAGDLFADPLFYLQPTELGLGVGGGLRFNALGDVLPLYEDLNTVAVDPYIAMREAYVNFRKAQVLH; translated from the coding sequence ATGGCCAGTAGCTACTCATCAACACTGCCGGGACATCTCTATGTGCCCGGTTTTCTGCTGGCCGCACTGCTGTGCTTGTGGCATGCGCCAGCCAGCGCCGCCCCCAGCCAGGCGCCTGCGCCCTCCACTGTGTACGGCAAGTCACCCCAGCTTCAACCCGGGGCCATTACAGTAACGCCTTACGGAACCATGAACGCAGACAATACCCTGGACGACTACGACAACGAGCCGATACAAAGTATTTCTGACCCTATTGAACCGTGGAACAGATTCTGGTTCCATTTCAACGACATTTTCTTTCTCTACGTTGCCAAGCCCGCCTACTCGGCATGGGAAACAGTTACGCCGCACCAGTTGCGCTCCGGGTTGAAAAATTTCTTTTCCAACCTTCTGTTTCCTGTACGGTTTGTGAACAACATTCTACAGTTCCGCTTTTTTGAAGCGGGGGTGGAATTTGGGCGGTTTGTCATCAACACCACTTCCAGTGCGGGCTTTGCCGATGTGGCAAAGGGACACAAAACCATTGTGCCCATTGATCCCACAGGCGAAGACTTTGGCCAGACTCTCGGACGCTGGGGCCTTGGGCATGGTTTCTACATTGTCTGGCCCATCATTGGCCCAAGCTCCGCGCGCGACACTGTGGGCCGCGCTGGCGATCTGTTTGCCGACCCGCTTTTCTACCTGCAACCCACAGAACTGGGCCTTGGCGTTGGCGGCGGCCTGCGGTTCAACGCCCTTGGCGATGTGCTGCCTCTGTATGAAGACCTGAACACCGTGGCTGTCGATCCCTACATTGCCATGCGCGAGGCCTATGTGAACTTCCGCAAGGCGCAGGTGTTGCACTAG